CACAGAGGGACGACAGGCCGGGGCTGAGCTGGTCTCCGAGGATGAGGCGAATAGTGGTCACGGGCGGGTCAGCCTCTGGTGCGCAGGTGACTTCGGCCGCCATCAACGCGCATGACCTGGCCGGTGATCCACGGGCTGTCCGGCGACAGCAGGAAGGCCGCAAGGTTTGCCGCATCCGCAGCTTCGCCGAGGCGGGGGATCGGATGCAGCTTGGCAATGCCTTCGGCCATCGCGTCCGACGAGACGATGGGCGCTGCCATGTTGGTTTTCATCAGGCTCGGTGCCACCACATTGACCCGGATGTCCGGTGCAAGATCCGCGGCGAGGGCCCGACCGAGGCCTTCCACAGCGCCCTTGGCGCTTGCGACGATGGCGTGGTTCGGGAAACCCTGCTGCACCGCAATGGTGGAGAACAGGACAACGCTTCCCTTGGCATTCTTGAGGGCGGGGGCGGCCTGCTGCACGGCGAGGGCGGCTGCCACGCTATTGAGCCGGAAGGCATTCAGCAGGTCGTCCGCCCCGACCCGCTTGAGGGGTTTCAGGTCTATCGAACCGACGCAGAAGGCAAGCCCCGCGAGGCCGCCGTCATCGCTGCAGGCGGCATCGATGATGCCCGCGCGAGCGTCATCGTCCAGCACGTCGCCGGGATGGGCTGTGGCGCCCAGATCATCCGCAAGGCTGTGCAGGGCGTCTTCGTTGCGGCCGCTCAGGGCGAGGCTGTGGCCCGCTTCGGCAAGCCTGCGGGCAAGGGCGCTGCCGACGCCTCCGGTTGCTCCGAAAATGAGGATGGGGGCGCTCATGCAGCCTCCTGCAGCTTTGTGAAACCATGCCATGCAAAAGCGCCGTATGGACCGGTGCTCCTGACGTGAGCTATGTATCTGGCCCCATTCGGCAAGGCACATGACCCCAAATAGCGACAAGAATCCGGGCGCGCCCAAGGGCGACGACCTGCCAGGTCTGCAGCAGACCAGCCCCGAAGAGCGCAAGCGCGCCTTCGGGATTTTGTTCTTTTGCCTGTTGTGCGTTGGAATGGGGCAGTCGCTGTTTTTCGCCATTCTGCCGCCGATTGCGCGTGATCTCGGTCTTTCCGAAGTACAGGTGGGCGCGATCTTTTCGCTGTCGGCCCTGCTTTGGGTGCTGTCCAGCCCCTATTGGGGCCGAACGAGTGATGTGATTGGCCGGAAGAAGGTCATCCTCATCGGTCTCGCGGGATTCGGTGTATCGACCATCGGGTTTGCCATCTTCATCTGGATGGGGATGAACGGAATGGTGAGCATCGCCCTGCTGTTCCCCATGCTGGTGGGTGTGCGTGCGATTTTCGGGACATTCGGCTCCGGCACCATGCCCGCCGCGCAGGCCTACGTGGCGGACCGGACAACGCGGGCGGAACGCGCGTCGGGCGTTGCGACGATCGGCGCTGCCTTCGGCATGGGGACGGTCATCGGGCCGGGCGTGGCCGCGGCCCTGATCGTGTTCGGGCTGCTTGCGCCGTTCTTCACTGTCGGGTCGCTGGCCTTTCTCAGCGCGCTGGCGATCTGGTTCCTGCTGCCGGAGCGCACGCGGCCGCGGGAGCGCGAGGACAAGAAGAAGCGCCTCAAGGTCATGGATACGCGTGTGTGGCCGTTCCTGACCGTCGGTGTGCTGACGGCCATGGGTCAATCCATCGTCGTTCAGGTGTCGGCCTTCTATTTCCAGGATACGCTGTCTTTGAGCGTCGAGGATGCTGCCCAGATGGTGGGTATCGGGATGATGGCCATGGCCATGGCGACGCTGTTTGCGCAGCTTGTCCTGATCCGACGGTTCAACCTGTCGGTTCAGATGATGCTGCGCTCGGGCACGGTGGTGATGCTGGTTGCCTTCGCGCTTATGATCGCCGGCGGCAATTACGCGACGCTCGTGATGGCACTGGTGGCGGCGGGGCTGGGGTTCGGCCTGCTGCGGCCGGGTCTTTCGGCTGCGGCGTCCCTGAGCGTCGAGCCGGACGAGCAGGGAGCGATTGCCGGCTTCATCGGGTCCACGGCTGCCATGGGGCATGTGGTCAACCCGTTTATCGCCTTGCCGCTTTACCAGATCATGCCGGAGGCGCCGTTCATTCTGGCGGCGGTCCTGATGGCCGTCATGGGTGTCTTCATCGTCCTGCATCCACTGGTTTCAAGCGTGCGCTCCGGGGTGGATGACGATGATGACCACGACGGTCACACGGTGCCGAAAGGCTGATCTCGCCGCTGTAGGGAGGAGACCTAGTGTCAGCGACTGGCCCGCAGACGCTCCGCTTCCCATGCACCAAGCAGGCCGTGGATGGCCATTGTGAAGGCGTGGGGCTGATCGAGCATCACATGGTGGCGGGCTTCGGGAATTGAGAAGACGGGTGTTGTCGGGCCGCCGAGCTTGCGGTGGTGGTCCATCACCTCCTGCTGCCCGTTCCATGACAGGCCGCCCATGACCACAGCCTTGCGGCAGGGCATGTCGTGGAAGCGCTCGTTGAGATCGCGGCCAAGGGTCAGCCCGTAATAGATCTTGGGATCAAATTTCCAGGTCCATCCGGTACCGCCTGCCGTCCGGCCGAGCTCGTCCGGCTCGGGCGTTGCTTCGCGCAGGCTCTCACGCGCGATGGTGTCGAAGATGAACCGGTTGGCCAGTGGCTGATCCGGGGCAAGCCGGAAGCGTGCCAAGGCTGTCTCCAGATCCGGGTAGACACGGGTCGGGCGGGGCGGAGGATTGTCTTCGAACCATTCCTCATGGTCTTCCGGCGGCCGGACACCGAAATCCACAAGCACAAGGCCGCCGAGCTTGTCGCCATATTCCGACCCTGCGACGAGGGACACGAAGCCGCCGAATGAATGGCCCACGACATAACCCGGGGCCATGGCGGCATCCTGGGTGACGGCGAAGATTTCCTTGGCATAGCTTTCGCGCGTGTACCGGTCCGGGCGCCAGCCGCTTTCGCCCATGCCGCCAAGATCCATCGAGGCGACCTGGAAATCGTGGGTGAGGAACGGTGCAATATGGGCGAACCAGCGGGCATGCGCGCCGTTGCCATGCACGAAAACAATGCCGGGCTTGGGCGCTTCGCCCTGTGCGGGGGCACCCCAGAGCAGGTAGTGGATCGGGGTGCCGTCCACGGTCACATAGCGGCTCTCATGCGGGGCGGCGAGGGCGCGGGTGTACCAGAGCGGACGCTCCGTGATCTCGATGAGCGGCTCTTCCAGGGGGGCGTTCTGGGGCGGGCCTTCGGGCTTGTTCTTGTTCTGGGGGCGCTCTTCATAGGTCATGGGACGTATGTACTCTTTGCAATACCGGCTGCGCGGTCGCAGCCCTGGGGGACACATTCATAAATGACTGGGCGTCACCATTAGCCGAAGCGCGGGGGGCAAGGCTAGATGGGATTTACGGGCCCGGAGCACTTAAGCAAGCACTCCGGGGAGCCGCCCGGCGTGGTTGTCCGGGCTCCCGGCGGAGTGGGCCGGACGGGCCCGACATCTAAAGTTGACATGGGGGCGGGGACTGCTACATTCCGCGCCCAATTGGCCGGGCGAGCTCCCGGCCTTTCCGTGTTTTATGGGCAGCCCGCGCCACTTTCCGGCGGCTGGCGACGCCGACAGGAATGACGGTCGAGACCGATGAAAGTTCGCAATTCTCTCAAGTCGCTGGCCAAGCGTGACAAGAACTGCCGTATCGTGCGCCGCAAGGGCCGCCTTTACGTGATCAACAAGGTGAACCCGCGCTTCAAGGCGCGTCAGGGCTGAACCCGATCCGGCCCTGATGCGGCTGCCGGGGATCTACCATGGCAGATCAAAGCGTCAGAGCAGTCATCTTCGATCTTGGCGGGGTTCTGATTGATTGGAACCCGCGCCTCATCTTCCAGGAGCACTTCGCCACCCATGGGGTGATGGAGGCGTTCATGGCGGATGTCTTCTGGCAGGCGCACAAGGCCTGTCATGACAGCGACGCGCCCTTCGAGCAGACACTTGCGGTCTGGCGCGACAGCCATCCCCACTACACCGACGCTCTTGATGCCATGGCGCATCACTGGGACCGCGCCATCATGGGCCCGATACCGGAAACCGTTTCCGTGCTGGACGCGCTGGTGGCGCGCAATGTGCCCGTATTCGCGCTGACCAACTGGCCGGCCCAGACATGGCCGCCTCGCATGGCTGAGGGAATGACGCCGTCCGGGGCGGACGATGTCTTCGGGTTCCTGGGGCATTTCAGAGATATTGTCGTGTCCGGCCAGGAGAAGCTCGCCAAGCCGGACCCTGCCATCTACCGGCTGGCCATGACGCGGTTCGGCGTTGGACCGGGCGAGGCGCTGTTTGTCGACGACCTGGCCACCAATACGCGTGCGGCAGACGAGGCCGGTCTTGTGGGCCACCAGTTCCTGTCCGCAGGGCATTTGCAGGGGCATCTTGAACGGCTTGGGCTGCTCTAGCCTGAAGCCACGCATATGACCGGTTTGAGCGCTTGCCGCGCGGAGCGGGAATCGTCACCATCGCGTCACAAACAAGGGGCTGATCCTGTTCGGGTGCAGGGCGGGGCTCCACAGCATGTCGCTGCGGCACGGCACGTTGTTGCCTTCGCAGATGGGGAGAAGGGGAACCATGTCCGGCAAATTCATGATCTATGGCGCCACCGGCTATACGGGCAAGCTGACCGCACGGGTG
The sequence above is drawn from the Pyruvatibacter mobilis genome and encodes:
- a CDS encoding alpha/beta fold hydrolase; protein product: MTYEERPQNKNKPEGPPQNAPLEEPLIEITERPLWYTRALAAPHESRYVTVDGTPIHYLLWGAPAQGEAPKPGIVFVHGNGAHARWFAHIAPFLTHDFQVASMDLGGMGESGWRPDRYTRESYAKEIFAVTQDAAMAPGYVVGHSFGGFVSLVAGSEYGDKLGGLVLVDFGVRPPEDHEEWFEDNPPPRPTRVYPDLETALARFRLAPDQPLANRFIFDTIARESLREATPEPDELGRTAGGTGWTWKFDPKIYYGLTLGRDLNERFHDMPCRKAVVMGGLSWNGQQEVMDHHRKLGGPTTPVFSIPEARHHVMLDQPHAFTMAIHGLLGAWEAERLRASR
- the ykgO gene encoding type B 50S ribosomal protein L36; translated protein: MKVRNSLKSLAKRDKNCRIVRRKGRLYVINKVNPRFKARQG
- a CDS encoding SDR family NAD(P)-dependent oxidoreductase, which gives rise to MSAPILIFGATGGVGSALARRLAEAGHSLALSGRNEDALHSLADDLGATAHPGDVLDDDARAGIIDAACSDDGGLAGLAFCVGSIDLKPLKRVGADDLLNAFRLNSVAAALAVQQAAPALKNAKGSVVLFSTIAVQQGFPNHAIVASAKGAVEGLGRALAADLAPDIRVNVVAPSLMKTNMAAPIVSSDAMAEGIAKLHPIPRLGEAADAANLAAFLLSPDSPWITGQVMRVDGGRSHLRTRG
- a CDS encoding HAD family hydrolase — protein: MADQSVRAVIFDLGGVLIDWNPRLIFQEHFATHGVMEAFMADVFWQAHKACHDSDAPFEQTLAVWRDSHPHYTDALDAMAHHWDRAIMGPIPETVSVLDALVARNVPVFALTNWPAQTWPPRMAEGMTPSGADDVFGFLGHFRDIVVSGQEKLAKPDPAIYRLAMTRFGVGPGEALFVDDLATNTRAADEAGLVGHQFLSAGHLQGHLERLGLL
- a CDS encoding MFS transporter, whose product is MTPNSDKNPGAPKGDDLPGLQQTSPEERKRAFGILFFCLLCVGMGQSLFFAILPPIARDLGLSEVQVGAIFSLSALLWVLSSPYWGRTSDVIGRKKVILIGLAGFGVSTIGFAIFIWMGMNGMVSIALLFPMLVGVRAIFGTFGSGTMPAAQAYVADRTTRAERASGVATIGAAFGMGTVIGPGVAAALIVFGLLAPFFTVGSLAFLSALAIWFLLPERTRPREREDKKKRLKVMDTRVWPFLTVGVLTAMGQSIVVQVSAFYFQDTLSLSVEDAAQMVGIGMMAMAMATLFAQLVLIRRFNLSVQMMLRSGTVVMLVAFALMIAGGNYATLVMALVAAGLGFGLLRPGLSAAASLSVEPDEQGAIAGFIGSTAAMGHVVNPFIALPLYQIMPEAPFILAAVLMAVMGVFIVLHPLVSSVRSGVDDDDDHDGHTVPKG